The DNA sequence TATATAAGCATACAAAATATTCCACACTTCCCACTTTAAATGAATGCAACCACACAACTCAATTTTATTAGTGAccaatatatttgtatattataCAACTGAAGTATTTAGGTCATGTTTGGTTGTCGGGATTATCGGAAAAGTACTTTGaatccttaaattttaaattcttgctttgttttggtttttaatcAATTGGGAAAGTAATCGAATGCGGgaataagaaaagttagtaCTCCATGTCCttaaagatgactcactttctttttggtttgtcccaacagatgacccattacttaaaatggaaaccccCTTATCCtactttatctcttctcttcttactctctccatttaacaccaAAATAAAGTTGCTAAAATCCGTGCTCGTCCAGAAagagtcatcttccttgggacggaggataCAACTTTCAGGATTCGAATCTAACTTTTCTTAGatattttttcccaattttaggattctttcatatttaatgcaatataatataattttattattattattatcattattattattattgttattatcattaattataatgctaaaaatattgtataataattcataatagtaagtaataatttattaaataattaaaatttaattatataatataaatggtataataaatattaattattatattttataaattaataattagtcAATAAATTCAtagtgaaattttaaattataaactttattCAGTTATAATATAcgtaaatataattataataatcatattaataataatcatatttattattataataaatgagtataatacactatgtaactataattacaattatattattatatattgatggataatcatatttaaactatccatcataataaataaatatactaatataattattattattcataatttattaaaaattatattattattcttttttataaataaaaataataagtaaaaattTAGCTTgggatttaaattaaatataaatttgaaatcttgatatttttcaaacagGAAAGTAAGTTATAGGAATCATATTCCGGTTCAGGATTCATTTTCCAGGAATCTTATCCTTTGTCGACTTTTTCGTCAACCAAACATGCCCCCTTTCGGGACTAGGGTTTTCCGCTAAACTCGATATCCGTGTCGGTGCTTGCGGCTAAACCTAATAGCGTCCGAAGAGCTCCTAGCCAAGGCTCGAGGATGAAACCGGCGTTGACAAAACGAAAAACTTTCGGGAAACCCTTTTCCATGCATGAGAATTTTCTCGATTGTATGGCTTGGGTGAGATGATCAAAGCAACCACAATCACAGCCCAAATTGTGGGGGAAAAGttgcatttttattaaatatatgaagaaTTTTGGAAATAGGAAAATTGGCAAGAGAtggaatatattttatctttgtggGGATTGTGACATGCTTTTATAGTGGCACTTCCACGActtgattttgtgttttagatcaagattttagaaattttgaaCAGGGAATCATTTGCTAGATTTTCATCAATTGGGTGCAGAATTATAATGTGATTTCTCCATATATAGCTAGTATATAATAAGGTTGTGAATatgatatggagtattattttgcaaCTACCAAGTTTAATACTTATAACCTAATTCCATTTTGGGGTTGAGAATTAGTcccaaattcataaaatttgagattgattatttaatgaaatgaaaataaaatagtactagttgCTATTAATACGATTTCAAATTGTTTCCttgattaatttgatttattaaatttcattagagatgtttatctatttcaaatttcaatcatattttctcttttatctcatattttttctcttttatctcatattttatcaattttgcaatGAAACTCGTACCGTCCACtactaaaatcataaattcagACGAAATATACATGGTATGAGATTTATAGAAATCAAACATTTTGTTTCGTTGTTGGGGTCGTCCTCAGCATATCTATTATTTAGCCCGAActcaaagcaaaataaaataaaaagtagcACAAGAAAAcagaatgaataaatataataggCAACACATAATACATACACATAAGTTCAAATTAATCCGAACAGCAAATTACAATACCCATGACTGATTAATCCCAAGAGAAATgcaaaatacaacaatacatatataaaaacttAGTACTTAGGTGAGATTTAAAAGGTATAATTAAGTGGTTTTGTGGTGTTGAAATGGGCAGTTTTGAGGTTGGTCGGAACTGGAAACAATTGGTTGTTTTAGAAGTCCACCAAAAAGCTCAGCTGGATCATAGTATATCTCCACATCCTCAGCCCTCAAAGAATCATCCACCtattaacaataaattaaaaaaaattccaaataatattataattatacacacacattattaattttacaattaaatgtacgcaaaattaattagctagtaaaaaatgagaattaaatttctctaataaaatatgagaactatttactaaaagtaaaatgaaacatgTAATAACAGATTCCTCGATATGgtaaaatgagagagaaatagtACTTTGAGAATTCCTATTCCGTAGAACTGCACCATCTCTCCGGTGGGGGCATGGCCTTTGAAGGGGCCTTCAAAAAAACCCCAATGCCGGAATTTGAAGGCGATGAGCGGCGGCCCTGAGTAAACCGCCACCACTTCCCATGCAAATCCGCGCGGAAGCGCCGCCCGAAATGCGTCGTGAGAGGACTCAAAGCTTTCTTCCTCGGCTTTGTAATATTTGAATTCCTCAGGCAATGAGCTCTTCAACAACGCGTTGTAGCTCCCCAACTTCAGCGTTTCTTCACCGGATAGCCCCTCTCTTCCTGTTATACATGTACAAATTATCGAAAAATTGACATGAAAAAGATCCCGGTTGGTTCTACTTGTACCTGTCCCAAACTTACGTCTTCTCTTAAACAATTACTATTAACTTTGCGAAAAGTTTGATTTATGTCTATTTGATATGAGTATATAATTCGAAAACAAAATGATGAGTTCGCTCGACGAGTTTTAAGTAGGTTTATACGTTCCATTAAcgcattttatttacattttattataaaactgaTAAATAAAGTGGACCGCATATtcatagtaaattttttggagatttttttctTGCCAGATTGGACTTGAAAGAGAAATGTGATGATCTAGAGTCTAGACATTGTGGTCCCACTAAgttggagtattaattatttaacccCAAATATCACCATAGGTTTCAAATCAGGAAATGTATTCTAGACATTGTTGTgacactaattaaattttaatgtcgGTATACTtgtaaaatatcataaacgtTGAGATAATCAGATAAAATTTATGCCCTTCCTTATAAAATGACTGATTTAAATATGGCTTAAAATATcttataaaatgttgagaTAAATCAGATAATCATTATACACACGCTCAATAATAAAAGAGTTGACCTATGATTTGTCACTGAATAAAAGTTGTTCCCCACCATATGGTAAAAGTCTTGAAGCAATTAATAAGAATTTAATACTCTTTCCCTCAAAATCAAGAAGGAGAATACATAAAAACATGACCAATAACTGACCACGTTGCTagatagtactaatataaataCCAATGGATAAGATAAGATGAAAGTTTTggttcaattataatattacgGCGCAAGTGAAGAATTTACACacataatatatagtactatatagtactatattaaattattaatactagaatatgatgtatatatgtatcttACGCATCTACTATTATTAAAGAGTTTGGTAAAATTTTAGAGGATCAAGCTTCCAAATACCagcaaattaattagaatatacatgtttcaattttacaCAACTCAccaacatttatttaattaattttcaacatGATAGTCATGGATTTGAAATTTATGGATGAATCAATATTACTCCAgaatgtatgtgtgtgtgagagagagagagaggggtaCCATTGACGATGAGCTTAAATTTGTCTGGATTTATAGTCTTGAAATCTTTTATGTTAGTTTTGTGAGAGAGCTCCATCTCCCATGACTTGATAGCATTCTGAACCACCTCTTCCAATGATCCTTTTGGCCATTCCTATAAATAAACCAATATATTAGGAGTATTGTACAAATATAAGAGAGAGATCACATGATtcatatatgaatttattcgtAAGAACAAAGTAGGAGGAACTCACCTAATTAAAAGTATAACAACAAGGAATTAATAACCACCACTATTTTTTGTATGATACTCCAACCATAAAGAtcctcaaaataaatattaattttattattaaataaaatattagtataatgatttaattgaatataaagCTTCAAACATCTAAAAATGATCAAATgagatagtattatttttactatctgagagagtataaaaacaaatgataATTCCTCCATTCTATAAAGGTAAGggtattttctatatttgcccgttccataaaaatatcttattacatttatgaaatattatccCAAActtattttccatatatttcaatttatttacaacttatactaCTAAAAGTCCATCATTAAatgctaataataatataagtttcattatccactaacactattttaattacttttctcctctctcttactttaccaattatactctttatatttttagatagAACGAGTACCTAAATACATATATAGGaatattttttccaataaaaaaaattggtaagcAAAGAACAAACTAAATTACAGTAGAATACAAGCGAAAGCAAAACatagaaaaagataatatCCTTTACACCGATAGataaatagatagatagatagagaGATACCTTGGTGCGGCCTTCATCAAAAAGCTTGTTAACGGCGTCGTAAATGGGAGGGCCACCGTGTCTCCACTCTATATTTTTGGCTTCATCATGCAAAAAAGATCTATACTTATCCCCTGCTTCTTTCATTTcactctccatctctctctatttatacACTGATATGTTCAATATTTATGATACCAATCATACTTGTGCTAACACCTATATATAGGAAAATATGTAACCATGCTGAAATTACGGACATACCCTTCTCTGGTTTTCCTTTCTACTACGAAAGCaaaccgatttttttttccgaaaACACGGTACACGTGTCCAACCACCACGTCCATTTTACACCTCCATTCTTACAAATGTTATTAATGTGATGAGTGAGTTAGATTTGGCTGAATCTGATGTGCAAGAAATATGAATCATGTCCTATTCATAGTTTAGGAGTACTCTCCATCcgtttcaataaataaaaacttttataACGACAAAGATTctaatgaaaaattgataaataaaaaagagagagaaaataataatgaaataatgttagtggatttaataatgaaataatgtCAGTGGATTGTTAGATTCACATCATTAGTGTGTTAATCtgtttgtaatattttcaaaggtatataaaatgatattttcggCGATTTAGACTTTTTTAAAATGCAGttatttttaggaaatgttaAAAGAAGTCTATTTTTTAAGAGACGGATTGAATACTAAATTCATCCTTGAACAAGTCTTAAGTCGTGGACGAcatagatttaattttaactaaagaAATTCTTGGTAAACCATAATGTAAATCTCCATTCACAATATACGTAGTTAcgtacctaattaattctccgtAAATTGACCAagtattataatactaattctCAGATTTGCATGCATACAAGAATTGAGAATTCAATTCATCCATTCGCAATTCTTTTCATTAGTTAAGAAAGAACTAACAATTCTTTACATAAATTAAGGTCTCGGTTAATTGAccaagtaataaaaaaattgacacaACCTTGAATTCCATAAATGCGTGCATACAATTTTGGTATGAATTCTCTTACCAAAGCCAGAGTTATTAAACTTTTGCAAAACCATCATCAACCAAATTCTCATCGATCAATTACTCAATAAGTGCATAATGCAATAATAATTCATTCTGGGTAAGTGTGCACATCATCAATCCACAAATATGATcgaaacattattttaaatttggtatCTACGCTTGTGGGGTAGTGGGGTTGTATAATTAAGTATTCGTTCTTTGATTTGATTGTAGTGAAAACACTAACTATTAATATAATGGTGGTGATCACAGAGTTTGACAAAGCAACaatccaaaaacaaaattagaaaatagtCCTGAAATACACTGACGGACTCTTACAACAAAGATAAACGTATTGAAACTAagaaaattagtagtacttaCCCCGAGGCCAAAAGTTTTAGATTTGAATCCACCATAgacctttaaatttattttcatttgcttgtgtagaaaaaaaagaacaatccttacaaaaaattgaacaccaaggaaaaaactgaaaatctTCACCGGCTAAACTAactaaaagaaagaaaatgcaacataaaacaaagaaacaagCAACCAAAATTAATGACCACAATCAAATTATacattatcaaataaaatatcatgttCAACGAGAAAAACATTAATGTAAGTAATCTTTTTGGGATTAATTAATGCAACTATCTAATTATGACCTATAAACTCCTACCAAGAGGTAGACCTGCccacggttcatgaaccgccggttccggttttgggaaatatggaaccggaaccgaaccgtgaggctgtttcacggtttcggtttcggttcggaaccgccggttttcggaCGGTTCGTAGCGGTTTAGGTTCGGTTTCgcggtttcacggttttttccgttaatttttttttgccatatagtttgaaattataaaataaattggaacaaggaaatggatagtttaaattgagagattgaagagagaaattctTGTTAACACTAAAATAAGGTGAGTGTAAGTAAGGATAGagaggagtatttaatatagataaaaatagagagaaatgagatccaatttgaatttaaaatcaacatttaagaataaataaataaataaataaaaataaaagaaatggtgttttgtgcaatcaattttgaatagtGCAGCCATCGCCCACcttcaatcaatcaattttgaagactcaactaatcaattttgaagactcaactaatcaattttaaaaactacGACATCAACcaatgttaatttattatactttatttaaagtaatcaaTTCTtctaagtttattaaaaaatgttggataaatatttattaataattatccatACTCCATAGATTCCATAcgtaaaaaaatatgttaattaataaaatcagaaatagtattataaagttattacCATAAACCATACAACATAGACTCCATCttgtaatttagttatttttattttattatcttttatcttATGTTTTTCAAATTACCATCCAGTTTTaccaaatagtattataaagttatttttgctACAAAATTTTGTCCCACATTATTGTTTCTACGGATATTAccaaatctaaaaatgaaagttatttatataagaGTATAAAACTCATAAACCGGATCATTCagcaatattttatttaatggagtatagttttaatataaggattaactatgtttaaatttatcattgcgttggcggttcggaaccgtgaaaccgccggttcggaaccgtccggaaccggcggttcggtcgcggtttcggttcgaaaaatttggaacctgaaccgaaccacggttctaaaattcacggtttcggtttggCATATTTTtcgcggtttcggttcggaaccgtaaccgccggttacggtttcggttttaaccgccggttcggtaaaccttgggcagctTTACCAAGAGGTATATGATGGAAAACACTCCAAAAACATGTTAATTAATAGAGGGAAGCCATTGCGAATTTGGTGATATTTGCATGTGACATAATCATAACTTTCATAGTTAttcatagtaataaatttttatcaaaaaaatactCACTATTGATATAAGCTCTAACTAGAAATCATTTAAAATGGCAGATTTAGTTGAAAGtcacaattaattactcccttcgtcccagataattcaactcagtattccatttcgggtcgtcccatataatttgtcccacttcacttttagcatttttggtagtggacctcatattccactaactcattcctactcacattttattacaaaactaatACATTAAGGGTCCGTTCGTTTTGTCAATTACTATTTTTCCAGATAGAGTTTTGATGTTGGAAAACAAATCTGTATCTAAGTTTGCTTTTTTTAAACCGTTGTTTGTCTTGTTCGATTTTATTTCTTTGGTTTGTGTATCAATTGTTTGGTTTGACAAAACGAACGGACCCTAATGACTATGTGTAGGGAACACAATTTCTTTTCTACCCCtctattatttaactatttccAAGTATGCCCTTCAGAAAATTTCACGAAAATATTGGACcttttttgtgaaaatttcTTCATTCCCGCACGCCGCTGTCTCTCATATTTTCGCCAAGCTCAGCTACTCCACCGTGGTGAGTGCTACTCTTCTCCGAGTACATAGGAATGGGTTTCCCATTGCATTGCTATGCATTTTATGCTTATGGCTACATTTTCACAGTAGTTTGAGGACACACCTTTCACAACGGATCGACAGCGATCGAACTGCTAGGGCTGCTGAAAAGTACGACCTTCGTCCTCGCCGTCGGATTTCGAGTTCGATTGCAGTTTGTAGCTACCTCAGGCGACGAATTCAGTGTTTTCGTCTTTGAGCTCTTGCCGTGCAATGTTCCCCAAATTTGGAGAAGGGCATGAAGGAGGGGTAGAGAAGTAATTGGATTGTGATTTCAGAATGTTGTTAAAATTGCTGATATGTATCCCAGCTTTTTTTTGAGATTAATAAACAGTCCATTACAACCTATATTCATCGGGCCGCCCTCTATTATGCGGGCCTTGCAAAAAAGGTTTTCGCAAAACCGAACAGCCGTTTCAATTAGTTACCATTGCTTAAATGGTTATTACTTATAAACCGAACGGACCCTAAAAGTAGGACATATAtcccatcaactttttcaactcactttccattagatttcttaaaactcgtgccgggtcaaagtgtcccgaattatctgggacggagggagtagttaattATTAGTTAATCCTAAATTTTATCCTAATCGTTTTGGTTAAGACATTTAACAATAATTTGTTTACACAAGTTGCTAGAAAATCGTGCCAATTTATATCTCGATTATAAATTTCGTTTTACAAAATTCACATTGTTGATCATTAACACTATTGTTACTTGACTTGATTCCGTTGAAATAGGGCCGAATAGGGCACGGCACGGATGATGGATttactacaaaaataaaataaaataaaataaaatcctttCCTCTCAATGTAATTCTCACCCTTCTCAATCTTTTCATATCCATtgtaattcaaaaatatttccaaatttataaataaagaaaattaacatattttctttttcaacctttctcttcatctctttccatatcaattttgaaaaagtaCTGGTTTTTTATGACTTTCTTtaacttattaatttattgaaaaaaatcatattagTAAGAT is a window from the Salvia hispanica cultivar TCC Black 2014 chromosome 1, UniMelb_Shisp_WGS_1.0, whole genome shotgun sequence genome containing:
- the LOC125201685 gene encoding pathogen-related protein-like; this encodes MESEMKEAGDKYRSFLHDEAKNIEWRHGGPPIYDAVNKLFDEGRTKEWPKGSLEEVVQNAIKSWEMELSHKTNIKDFKTINPDKFKLIVNGREGLSGEETLKLGSYNALLKSSLPEEFKYYKAEEESFESSHDAFRAALPRGFAWEVVAVYSGPPLIAFKFRHWGFFEGPFKGHAPTGEMVQFYGIGILKVDDSLRAEDVEIYYDPAELFGGLLKQPIVSSSDQPQNCPFQHHKTT